DNA from Amorphoplanes friuliensis DSM 7358:
GTGGTCGGCCGCGGTTGCCTCGGCCGGCCCTGGCTCTTCAAGGACCTGCAGGCCGCCTTCGCGGGGGAGCCCACCCAGGAGCTGCCCACCCTGGGCGAGGTCGTGAAGATCATGTCCCGGCACGCGCACCTGCTGGTCGACGCGCTCGGCGACGAACGCCACGGCTGCGCCGACTTCCGCAAGCACGTCGCGTGGTACCTGAAGGGCTTCCCGGTCGGCGGCGACCTGCGTCGCTCCCTGGCCATGGTCAAGTCCCTGGCCGAGCTCGACGACCTCCTCGCCCAGCTCGACCCGTCCGAGCCCTTCCCCCGCGAGTCCCTGGGCCAGCCCCGGGGCCGCATCAACGCACCGGGCAAGGTCTCCCTCCCGTACGGCTGGCTCGACAGCCGCGACGACGACACCGTCCCTGAGGGTGCGGAGATGGAGAACAGCGGCGGATGATCGTCGAACTGCGCCAGTACACCCTCCACCCGGGCCGGCGCGACGAGCTGATCGAGCTCTTCGACCGCGAGTTCGTGGAGACCCAGGAAGAGACCGGCATGACGGTCCTCGGGCAGTTCCGCGACCTGAACAACCCGGACCGCTTCGTCTGGCTCCGCGCCTTCCCCGACATGAAGACCCGCGCTTCCGCCCTGGAAGCGTTCTACGGCGGCCCGGTCTGGGCCGAGCACAGCGACCAGGCCAACGCCACGATGATCACCTTCGACGACGTCCTGCTCCTGCGGCCCGCCGGCCCGGGCTTCGTCCTGCCGGCGACCCGCCCGACCGAGCCGGCCTCATCGCGTTTCCTGGCCACACTGCACTTCGCCGACCAGCCGTTCGACCCCGAGCCGGCGCCGGCGACGTTCACGACCGCGTACGAGCAGAACACCTTCCCGGCCCTGCCCGTCCGCGAGAACGAACACGTCCTCGTGACCTTCACCCGCTTCGACGACCAGGCCGCCCTGGACGAGCACCTTGCTGATGCGCCGGCGGAAACCCACCTGGTCCTCGCCCCGACCGACCGCTCCCGGCTTCGTTGAAGCCGACCGGCGGGGAAGGCCGTAGCCCTCCCCGCCGGATTCCCGCCCTGCGGACGGCTCAGACGTCGAGGTCGTTCTCGATGCGCTTGAGCTGGTGGCGGGCCATGGCGAGGTTGGAGCGGTCGCGGCGGAGGGCGACGTACAGGAAGAGGCCCTTGCCGGAGCGGCTCGCCAGGGGGCGGATCAGGTGGTACTGGGTGTCGAGGGTGATGAGGATGTCCTCGATCTTCTCGGTGATGTTGAGCATTTCCATCGCGCGGAGCTTGGCGCGGATCACGTCGGTGTTGCCCGCGGCCGCGACCGTCAGGTCCAGATCCTTGCCGCCGCCGGCGGTGCCGAGGGCCATGCCGCTCGTGTGGTCGACCAGGGCGACGCCGACGGCGCCGTCGATGTCCATGATCTCTTTGAGCGCGGTGTCCATGTCGGTCATGGATGGTTCCTCCGTATTTTTCGGGATGGTGGGTGTGGGGCTCAGCCGGCTTGCCGGCCGCGGAACGTGCTTTGCAGGGTCGCCATCGGCGTACGCCGGGCCAGCGGTGTGCTCGGGCCCATCTGCGTCGGGATCTCCGGGCGGACCGGCGCCGGGGCCTCGAGGATGAGGATCTTCACCAGCCGCCGGACGGCACGCCGGGCCTCGAGGTGGACCATGGCGAGGTTGGCGTTGCCGGAGGTGACGAGGGTCAGCAGGGCGTTGGGGCCGGCGGTGTACGAGGTGATGTACCCGCCGTCGCACTCGACCACCGATTCGCGCAGTTCGCCGTGGTTGACGGCGTGGGCGAACCGCCGGGCCAGGGCGAGGTGGGCGGCGGCGAGGGCGGCGAGACTGTCCGGCTCGATGCCGTGGGCGTCGTGGGCGACCACCATGCCGTCGGCGGTGGCGAGGACACTGCCGGAGAGTTCGGGCACCCTGTTGCGGAGGTTGCCGAGTTCCGTCAGTACCGCCGGATCCACCGTCATCCTCGAGTTCTCCTTCCTGGTCGGGCCGGTCTGCGGGTGGGTGGGGCGCGGGTCACCGCAGAGCCCTCAGGGCGGTGCGGATGCGTTTGAGCAGGACATCGTCGGTGCCGGGGTGGATCTGTCCGGTGTCGGCCGCGACGTCCTTCGGGAGTTTGGCGCCGGGTTTGCGCCGGGCCAGCTGGAAGGGCTGGGCGGGGTGGTGATCCGTGCCGTTGGTGGTGACCACGCCGGGTTCCGGAGCCGCCGGTGGATCGCCGGACGCCGGTGCCGGCCGGTCCCCGGTGACGGCGGGTGCGGCCACCTGCGGCCGGCGTACGTCCACAGCGGTCCCTCGCGCGCGCGGCAGGCGGACGAAGTCGGGGTTGTCGGCCGGCGGGCGGGGCCGTTCGACGAGGCCGAGGGCCGCGAGCTTGCGCAGTTCCTGGATCGTCGCGAAACCGGCGCGGCCGAGCAGCTGCGCCAGGTCCGCCGGGGTGCGCTGGCCGTCGGCGCTGACCAGGAGCTCCCACTGCAGGGCCGTCAGCGTGACGCGTTCGGTCGGGGGCCGGGGCACCGGGATGACAGCGGCGGTGTCGATCTCCGGGTACGGGTAGATCTCGTCCAGGATCCGGGCCCGGCGGCGGGCCTCGCGGGTGACCGCGGCGGGGTCGGCGCGGACGATCGGGCCGAGCCAGTGGGTCGCGCCCTCCAGGAAGTCGACCGGTGCGGTGGCCGGTGCGAGCGCGAAGTACGCGGCGTCGTAGGTGGCGCCGAGGACGCACAACTCCAGCTCGCCCTGGGTGAGGTGGCCCTGGTCCAGCAGCAGCTGCCCGACCTGGGCGCGGGAGGTGCCGGCGTCGAGCGCCGCCTGCCACGTGCGGGGTGCCAGCCGGCCGGATGCGGTCAGCAGCTCGCCCACGCCGGGGGCGGCGGCCGATTCCGCGTACGTCACCTGACCCTCGATCAGATAGACCGTGCCGCCCGGCTGGCCACCGACGACCAGCGCGCCCGTCTGCCGCTCGCCGGCGACCTGCGTCAGCAGGCGCCCGGGCGCAGCGGTCTTCGAGGGCTTCACCTTGACTCCTCACCGGATCGTCGGGTCAGTTCGCCACGAGTTCGTCGGCGAGGGTCTGCATGCGGCGCCGGGCCACGGCGAGGTTGCCGTGGATCCGGTCCAGCCAGACGTAGAGCACCAGCCGGCTGTCAAAATCGGTCTGGACGAGCCGCAGCAGGTGGTAGCCCCCCGCGGTCGTGATGATCAGGTCCTCGAGCAGGTCGTGGGGCACTGCCGAGACGAACAGCGACCGGCTCTGCGCGGCCTGCACGACGTCGGCCGTGCCCGCCGCCGCGGCTTCGTGGTCCTCGTTGGGTGCGGCTCCGGACGTGGCGACCGGGAAACCGGTGGTGTAGTCGACGATGCTGGCTCCCACCGCGCCAGGAATCGCCATGGCCTCCTGCAGACAGTTCTCAACCCCGGGCACATCTCTCCTCAGCCGAGTGATGCTCCCGCCGTTCGCCGAGCCCGGCCGCTGGCGGGACGGCCGGGCTTCGTTGCCACGGTCGGCCGGGATGTGACACTGGCCGGCCCGCAAGGATCTTGTCTTGCGCGCCGTCACAATGGGCCATCCTGCGGCCACGCTGCGGGCCCGGGTCGCACCCGGTGTGCGTCATCGTTCTCGATGCTCATCCCGGTGTGGCGGCGAGCTTGCGGGGCCGCGACGTCGCCCGCGGTCGATGCGCCGCCGGACGGTTCAGGAGCCGTTTGGCGGTCTCGTGACCGAGGCCGCCGAGTTCGACCTGTGCGACCGTGCCGAACCAGTGCCGTTCGCCGGGGACGAAGCGTGCCGGTGCGTCGCCGCTCTGCAGCAGCGCATGGGTGGCGGCGGTGATGGTAGCGACGACCCGGCAGGCCAGTTCGTGATGGCCGAGGTGGCCGTCCCGGACCAGCATCCGGCCGACCGCCCGGTCACCGACCCCCCTCCGGTACGCGGAGAGCCACGCACCCTCCGACAGCCGCCCGCAGGCGACCAGCCGTTCACCGATGCCGGGGCAGTCCGGCGACTCAGCGTGGGTGATGCGCCCGGCGACCAGGTAGACCACCCCGCCGGGCGTGCCGTCGATGTGCAGCGCCCCGGTACGCCCGGACTCGGCGAGGTTGCTGAGCAGGCGGCGAAGTGAGTTCATGGCGACTCCTCGGCGGAACGGGCATCGACCTTTCAGTTGAGTCTCGGTCGCCGTTGCGGAGGGGGACGCACGAGCGGTGCGTTGTTTCTCCCGTGGCGCGTACGCCTCGTACGCGTAACATGATCGCCACTTTCGTCGGCGTCTCGTGGAGGTTGTGCCCATGCCGAGCCAGTGGGAGCAGGTCGTCGTCGACGCGGAGGATCCGGCCCGGCTGGCCCGCTGGTGGGCGGAGGCGCTCGGCTACCAGATCGTGCACGAGGAGCCGGACGAGGTGGAGATCCGGCGTACCCCGGAGACCCTGCCCGGCCTGCTGTTCGGGATGTCGCCGGATCCCAAGACGGTGAAGAACCGCCTGCACATCGATCTGCGCCCGGAGGACCAGGAGTCCGAGGTCGAGCGGCTCGTCGACATGGGCGCCCGCCCGGTCGACATCGGTCAGCACGACGTGAGCTGGGTGGTCCTGGCCGATCCCGAGGGCAACGAGTTCTGTGTGCTGTCCTCGCGGAAGAAGCCCGCTCAGTAGGTGAACTGACCGATCAGCACCTGGATCTCGCCGGCGGCCGTGCTGACCCGTTCGGCCGACCGGCGGGTGGTGTTGGCGCCGTCGGCGGTCGCACCGGTCGACGTGGTGATGTGCGTGACAGTGCCGCTGATCTCGGTGGCGGCGATCGACATGTCACCGACGTTGCGGGCCATCAGCTCCGTTGTCGTGGACTGCTCCTCGACGGCCGCGGCGATCGTGCGCTGGCCGTCGTCGATGCGGGTGATGACCTCGGCGATGGCGTCGATCGCGGTGGCCGTCCGTGAGGTCATGTCCTGGATCGCGGCGATCCGGCCGGTGATGTCGCTCGTCGCCTGCGCGGTCTCCTGAGCCAGGTCCTTGACCTCGGAGGCGACCACCGCGAAGCCCTTGCCGGCGTCACCGGCGCGGGCGGCCTCGATGGTGGCGTTCAGGGCGAGCAGGTTGGTCTGCTCGGCGATGGACGTGATCAGCTGGACGATCGTGCCGATCTCCCGGCTCGCCTCGCTCAGCGTGGCCACCAGCGCGGTGGTGGCGGCCGCGTTCTCACCCGCCGCGGCCGTGGTGGTCGCGGCGGTGGTGGTCTGCTGGGAGATCTCGCGGATGGACGCGGACAGCTCCTCGGTCGCGGTCATCATGTCGGTCACGGAGTGCGACACCTGCTGCGCCGCCGTGTCCGCACTGCGGGCCTGCGCGGACGTCTGCTCGGCCGACGAGTCGAGCCGGCCGGCGAGGTCGCGCAGGTCGCTGCTGGCGGCCGTCAGGGTGCCGACGCTGGCCGCGGTGGCCGCCACGGTCGTCCGGATCGCGGAGAGCGCCTCGTTGAGCGCCACGGCCATCTCGCCCAGCTCGTCGGGGCGGACCACCTCCACCTCGACGGTGAGGTCCCGGCCGGCGGCGGCCCGCAGCGCGGCGACCATCTGGCGCAGCGGGCGGCGGACCGCCCGGACGGTGAAGAGTGCCGCCGCGGCGGTCAGCAGCGCCCCGGCCAGCCCGGCCACGAGGATCAGCCAGCCGCTGGTCCGGCCCGTCTCGGTGCCTTCACGCCCGGCGTCCTGCACCGCGGTCAGCATCGCGTCGTCGATCGCGCCCAGTTCCTCCTCCAGCGTGCCGAAGGCCTTCAGAAAATTCGGCAGCTCAGCCTCCGCGGCCGCGTGGTCCGTCGCGGCCAGTGCGACCAGACCTTCAGCCGTCTTCCCGTACGCGACCACGGCCGGCCGTACGCGTGTGTAGTCGTCGCCGAGGGCGGTGGGAGCGGCCGTCGCAGCGGCGTCGTACTTGGTCACCAGCGTCGTGGCGTGCTCGGTCACCTCCGACACGGCCAGGGCCTCCCGCTGGGCCGCGGTGGTGGCGAAGAGAGCCGACATCACGTCGGCGCGCAGGCCGTCGTGCATCATGTCGGCGTTCCACTGACTGCTCATGCCGTCGCTGATCGCGGCGATCCGGTCGGTCGCGTCGGACTGGTTCTCCGACGCCCACGACGAGGCCGCGCCGACCAGGGCCACCGAGGCGACACCGATGGCCGCCATCAGCACCAGGCGGGCGACGATCGTGAGACGGGACCGGACGTGCTGCTGGGACTCCACACCATTCGCATCGGCAACCCCGATCGACGCCTTAGTGTGGGGGCATGGTGGACGGCGATGCATCGCGCTGGGTGCGTGAGCCCGTCAAGGACAGCGGGTACGGCCGCACGCAGTTCGAACGGGACCGTGCCCGTGTCCTGCACTCGGCCGGGTTCCGCCGCCTCGCGGCCAAGACGCAGGTGCACACCGCCGGGTCCGACGACTTCCTGCGTACGCGTCTGACGCACTCGCTCGAGGTCGCCCAGATCTCGCGGGAGATGGGCGCCCGGCTCGGGTGTGACCCGGACGTCGTCGACGTGGCCGGGCTGGCCCACGACATCGGTCACCCGCCCTTCGGTCACAACGGCGAGGCCGCCCTGCACCTGGCGGCCGAGGCGTGCGGCGGTTTCGAGGGCAACGCGCAGACCCTGCGGGTGCTGACCCGGCTGGAGGCCAAGGTCGACGGCGCCGGCCTCAACCTGACCCGTGCCTCCCTCGACGCGAGCTGCAAATATCCGTGGCCGCGACGGGACGGCGTCCGCAAGTTCGGCGTGTACGACGACGACCGCCCGGTCTTCGACTGGATCCGCGCGACGGCTCCGGACGGCGAACGCCAGTGCCTCGAGGCGCAGGTCATGGACTGGGCCGACGACGTGGCCTACTCCGTGCACGACGTCGAGGACGGCATCCACGGCGGTTACCTGTCGCTGAAGCCGCTGCTTCTCGACGCCGGCGAACGTGCCGAACTCTGCACCGACGTGGCGAACACCTACTCCTCGGAGACCCCGGAGGCGCTCGGCGAGGCCCTGCGCCTGCTCCTGGCCGACGACGTGGTGATCGCCACAGCGGACTACGACGGCGGTCACCGCTCGCAGGTCGCCCTCAAACGCATGACCAGCGTGCTGACCGGCCGCTTCGTCTCCTCGGCGGTCGGCGCGACCAACAGCCGCCACGGCTCCGAGCCGGTCCGCCGGTACGACGTCGACCTCATCGTCCCGCGTACGGTCCGTAACCAGTGCGCGCTGCTGAAGGGCATGGCGTTGCGCTACGTCATGCGGGCCCGCGCCGCCGAGCAGTGGTACGAACAGCAGCGCGCGATCCTCACCGACCTGGTCAGCGTGCTCAGCGAGCGGGCACCGGACCATCTCGACCCGATGTTCGCGGAGATGTGGAAGGCCGCGGGCACCGACACCGCACGGTTGCGCGTGGTGATCGACCAGGTCGCTTCGCTGACCGATCCCGCCGCGGTGGCCTGGCACCGGACCCTGATGGCAGCCGATCACTGACGCGAGGCAGTATGTAGCCGTGGCGGGCAGGGTCAAGGACGAGGACATCGCGCTGGTCCGCGACCGGACGTCGATCGCGGACATCATCAACGAGACCGTGACACTGCGGTCGGCAGGTGGTGGCAACCTCAAGGGGCTGTGCCCGTTCCACGACGAGAAGACCCCGTCGTTCACCGTGTCACCCGCCCGAAATGTCTACTTCTGCCACGGGTGCGGGGCCGGTGGGGATGCCATCAAGTTCCTGATGGACGCCGAGCACCTGACGTTCATCGAGTCGGTCGAGCGGCTGGCCGGGCGGGCCGGCATCCAGCTGCGGTACGACGAGTCGGGCTTCAAGAACGACGGGCCGCGTCAGCAGCCGGGTCAGAAGCAGCGGCTCATCGCGGCGCACGCGGCGGCGGCGGAGTTCTACCAGGAGCAGCTGACCACGCCGGGTGCGCGCAAGGCTCGCGAGTTCCTCGCGCAGCGGGGTTTCGGCCGCGACGCCGCCGAGCGGTACGCCTGCGGGTTCGCCCCCGACGGCTGGGACCTGCTCACCAAACACCTGCGGCAGCGTGGCTTCACCGCCGAGGAGCTGACGGCCGGTGGCCTGGCCAAACCGGCGCGGTCGGGCTCGCTGATCGACCGTTTCCGGCGCCGGCTGCTCTGGCCGATCCGCGACCTGACCGGTGACGTCATCGGGTTCGGCGCGCGCAAGCTGTTCGACGACGACGACGGCCCGAAATATCTGAACACCCCCGAGTCGCCGCTCTACAAGAAGTCGCACGTGCTCTACGGCATCGACCACGCCAAGCGGGAGATGGCCAAGCAGGGCCGGGCGGTCATCGTCGAGGGTTACACCGACGTGATGGCCTGTCACGAGGCCGGCGAGCCGACGGCCGTCGCGACCTGCGGCACCTCGTTCGGCATCGACCACATCGGCGTGCTGCGGCGGCTGCTGATGGACAGCGACAGCTTCACCGGCGAGATCATCTACACCTTCGACGGTGACGCGGCGGGCCAGAAGGCCGCGCTGCGGGCGTTCGAGGAGGACCAGCGTTTTGTCGGGCGGACCTTCATCGCGGTCAGCCCGGACAACATGGACCCGTGCGAGCTGCGGCTGGCCAGGGGTGACCTGGCGGTCCGCGACATGATCGCGAGCCGGGAGCCCCTGGTCGACTTCGCCCTCCGGCAGACCCTCGCGCGCTTCGATCTGGACACCGTCGAGGGCCGGGTCGAGGCCATGCGCCGCGCCGCGCCCCTGGTCGCCAAGATCAAGGACCGCGAGAAGCGCCCCGAGTACGCCCGCAAGCTCGCCGGTGACCTGGGCATGGATCTCGAACCCGTGCAGCGGGCCGTGGCGTCCGCGTCGTCGCCGGAATCGTCCGGTGCGCCCGCGCCGCGCCGGCCCGTCGACAGCCCGCAGCGGCTGGTCGAGCGGGAGGCGCTGAAACTCGCCCTGCAGCACCCGGTGCTGGCCGGTCCGATGTTCGACGCGCTCGGCCCGGAGACCTACGGCGACGAGGTCTTCCAGGGCATCCGCAAGGCGATCGCCGTCGCCGGGGGCACCACCACGGCGACGGGCGGCGCCGGCTGGATCGAGTCCGTCCGCGACGCGTGTGACGATCTCGGCGGCAAGGCGCTGGTCGGCGAGCTGGCGGTCGTGCCGCTGCACGTCGACGGCGAGGCCGACCTGCGGTACGTCCAGGTGACACTGGCCCGGCTCCAGGTCGGCGCGGTCACCACCCGGATCAAGGAGCTGAAGTCCAAGGTGCAGCGGATCAACCCCGTGGCGCACAAGGACGAGTACCTGGCCCTGGCCGGGGAGCTCTTCTCTCTCGAACAGCACGCTCGCGCACTGCGCGACCAGGCGGCAGGTGGATTGTGAGTCTCTTTCGTCGGCGTCCCAAGCTTCCCGCACAGCTGAGCCCGGCCCTGGAGGCCGAGGAACGCGTCCTGGCCTGGGCGTACGTCGGTGAGCCGGGTGAGCACGTGCTCGTGGCGACCAACCGCGGCCTGTGGCTGCCGGACGGCAAGCGGCTCGGCTGGCACGAGATCCACAAGGTCGCCTGGTCGGGCCGCGAGCTGCTGATCACACCGGCCGAGGTCGCCCAGGAACGCGAGGGCTACACCGTGCAGATCGACGGGCCGGTGCTCGGTGCCCTGCTGCTCGAGCCGGGGGAGCTGCCCGACCAGGTACGCACCCGCGTGACGCGGTCGGTGGCGTACACGTCGCACCACCCGCTGCCGCCCAACGGCGGTGTCCGGGTGGTCGGCCGCCGGGTGAGCGGTGTCGACGGGCTGAGCTGGGCCGTCCGGTACGACGCGAAGACCGCCGTCGACGCCGAGCCCGTCGTCGAGGTCACCGACCAGCTGGTCGCCTCGGCGCGGGAGGCCACCACCCCGCCCGCCTGATTTTTGTCGGACCCTGTCACTAGGGTCGGCCGGGTGACACTCATCCACGCCCGGGGGCTGGTCAAACGCTTCGCCGACTTCACCGCGGTCGACGGCATCGACGTCGACGTGCAGCGTGGTGAGGCGTTCGGGTTCCTCGGTCCCAACGGCGCCGGCAAGAGCTCGACGATGCGGATGATCGGCTGTGTGTCCCCGCCGACCGACGGCACGCTGAGCATCCTCGGGCTGGACCCGCGCCGCGACGGCCCGAAGATCCGGGCCAAGCTCGGCGTCTGCCCGCAGCTCGACAATCTCGACCTCGAGCTGACCGTCCGGGAAAATCTCACCACCTATGCGCGCTTCTTCGGCATCCCGCGCAAGGTGGCCCGTGAGCGTGCCGCCGAGCTGCTCGACTTCGTGCAGCTGACCGAGCGGGCCGACAGCAAGGTCGAGCCGCTCTCCGGCGGCATGAAACGCCGGCTCACGATCGCCCGCGCCCTGGTCAACGAGCCCGAGATCGTGCTGCTCGACGAGCCGACCACCGGTCTCGATCCGCAGGCGCGGCACCTGGTCTGGGAGCGGTTGTTCCGGCTCAAGCAGCGCGGTG
Protein-coding regions in this window:
- a CDS encoding NIPSNAP family protein, whose amino-acid sequence is MIVELRQYTLHPGRRDELIELFDREFVETQEETGMTVLGQFRDLNNPDRFVWLRAFPDMKTRASALEAFYGGPVWAEHSDQANATMITFDDVLLLRPAGPGFVLPATRPTEPASSRFLATLHFADQPFDPEPAPATFTTAYEQNTFPALPVRENEHVLVTFTRFDDQAALDEHLADAPAETHLVLAPTDRSRLR
- a CDS encoding roadblock/LC7 domain-containing protein; translation: MTVDPAVLTELGNLRNRVPELSGSVLATADGMVVAHDAHGIEPDSLAALAAAHLALARRFAHAVNHGELRESVVECDGGYITSYTAGPNALLTLVTSGNANLAMVHLEARRAVRRLVKILILEAPAPVRPEIPTQMGPSTPLARRTPMATLQSTFRGRQAG
- a CDS encoding DUF4388 domain-containing protein; the protein is MKPSKTAAPGRLLTQVAGERQTGALVVGGQPGGTVYLIEGQVTYAESAAAPGVGELLTASGRLAPRTWQAALDAGTSRAQVGQLLLDQGHLTQGELELCVLGATYDAAYFALAPATAPVDFLEGATHWLGPIVRADPAAVTREARRRARILDEIYPYPEIDTAAVIPVPRPPTERVTLTALQWELLVSADGQRTPADLAQLLGRAGFATIQELRKLAALGLVERPRPPADNPDFVRLPRARGTAVDVRRPQVAAPAVTGDRPAPASGDPPAAPEPGVVTTNGTDHHPAQPFQLARRKPGAKLPKDVAADTGQIHPGTDDVLLKRIRTALRALR
- a CDS encoding DUF4388 domain-containing protein, translating into MNSLRRLLSNLAESGRTGALHIDGTPGGVVYLVAGRITHAESPDCPGIGERLVACGRLSEGAWLSAYRRGVGDRAVGRMLVRDGHLGHHELACRVVATITAATHALLQSGDAPARFVPGERHWFGTVAQVELGGLGHETAKRLLNRPAAHRPRATSRPRKLAATPG
- a CDS encoding VOC family protein — translated: MPSQWEQVVVDAEDPARLARWWAEALGYQIVHEEPDEVEIRRTPETLPGLLFGMSPDPKTVKNRLHIDLRPEDQESEVERLVDMGARPVDIGQHDVSWVVLADPEGNEFCVLSSRKKPAQ
- a CDS encoding methyl-accepting chemotaxis protein, which gives rise to MESQQHVRSRLTIVARLVLMAAIGVASVALVGAASSWASENQSDATDRIAAISDGMSSQWNADMMHDGLRADVMSALFATTAAQREALAVSEVTEHATTLVTKYDAAATAAPTALGDDYTRVRPAVVAYGKTAEGLVALAATDHAAAEAELPNFLKAFGTLEEELGAIDDAMLTAVQDAGREGTETGRTSGWLILVAGLAGALLTAAAALFTVRAVRRPLRQMVAALRAAAGRDLTVEVEVVRPDELGEMAVALNEALSAIRTTVAATAASVGTLTAASSDLRDLAGRLDSSAEQTSAQARSADTAAQQVSHSVTDMMTATEELSASIREISQQTTTAATTTAAAGENAAATTALVATLSEASREIGTIVQLITSIAEQTNLLALNATIEAARAGDAGKGFAVVASEVKDLAQETAQATSDITGRIAAIQDMTSRTATAIDAIAEVITRIDDGQRTIAAAVEEQSTTTELMARNVGDMSIAATEISGTVTHITTSTGATADGANTTRRSAERVSTAAGEIQVLIGQFTY
- a CDS encoding deoxyguanosinetriphosphate triphosphohydrolase; translated protein: MVDGDASRWVREPVKDSGYGRTQFERDRARVLHSAGFRRLAAKTQVHTAGSDDFLRTRLTHSLEVAQISREMGARLGCDPDVVDVAGLAHDIGHPPFGHNGEAALHLAAEACGGFEGNAQTLRVLTRLEAKVDGAGLNLTRASLDASCKYPWPRRDGVRKFGVYDDDRPVFDWIRATAPDGERQCLEAQVMDWADDVAYSVHDVEDGIHGGYLSLKPLLLDAGERAELCTDVANTYSSETPEALGEALRLLLADDVVIATADYDGGHRSQVALKRMTSVLTGRFVSSAVGATNSRHGSEPVRRYDVDLIVPRTVRNQCALLKGMALRYVMRARAAEQWYEQQRAILTDLVSVLSERAPDHLDPMFAEMWKAAGTDTARLRVVIDQVASLTDPAAVAWHRTLMAADH
- the dnaG gene encoding DNA primase; this translates as MAGRVKDEDIALVRDRTSIADIINETVTLRSAGGGNLKGLCPFHDEKTPSFTVSPARNVYFCHGCGAGGDAIKFLMDAEHLTFIESVERLAGRAGIQLRYDESGFKNDGPRQQPGQKQRLIAAHAAAAEFYQEQLTTPGARKAREFLAQRGFGRDAAERYACGFAPDGWDLLTKHLRQRGFTAEELTAGGLAKPARSGSLIDRFRRRLLWPIRDLTGDVIGFGARKLFDDDDGPKYLNTPESPLYKKSHVLYGIDHAKREMAKQGRAVIVEGYTDVMACHEAGEPTAVATCGTSFGIDHIGVLRRLLMDSDSFTGEIIYTFDGDAAGQKAALRAFEEDQRFVGRTFIAVSPDNMDPCELRLARGDLAVRDMIASREPLVDFALRQTLARFDLDTVEGRVEAMRRAAPLVAKIKDREKRPEYARKLAGDLGMDLEPVQRAVASASSPESSGAPAPRRPVDSPQRLVEREALKLALQHPVLAGPMFDALGPETYGDEVFQGIRKAIAVAGGTTTATGGAGWIESVRDACDDLGGKALVGELAVVPLHVDGEADLRYVQVTLARLQVGAVTTRIKELKSKVQRINPVAHKDEYLALAGELFSLEQHARALRDQAAGGL
- a CDS encoding ABC transporter ATP-binding protein, producing MTLIHARGLVKRFADFTAVDGIDVDVQRGEAFGFLGPNGAGKSSTMRMIGCVSPPTDGTLSILGLDPRRDGPKIRAKLGVCPQLDNLDLELTVRENLTTYARFFGIPRKVARERAAELLDFVQLTERADSKVEPLSGGMKRRLTIARALVNEPEIVLLDEPTTGLDPQARHLVWERLFRLKQRGVTLVLTTHYMDEAEQLCDRLVVMDAGKIVAEGSPRALIEQYSTREVVELRFNAESQDAFAGKLDGVGERLEVLPDRILLYVADGDSAVAEVQRRLLSPASVLVRRSSLEDVFLHLTGRTLVD